The Glycine max cultivar Williams 82 chromosome 17, Glycine_max_v4.0, whole genome shotgun sequence genome contains the following window.
TGGATATGTTAGGCAGGGATTGAGACATTGATGGGATCATATTTTTCACCCAGTATACCACCCTTCTGTTTTTGGAATTGGATGTACCTCAATGTGCTGGTAAAAAAGGCATCCGAAGCTGGAAGAGCTGAAGCAGAGTCACTCTGCATCTCGGTCGTGATCAATTCTATAAGCCCTTGGATAGTAGAACTAGTGATCTGAGGGTTTCCTTTCTCAAAATAGTAAATGTACCTGAAACTCACTCTCATCCGTAAGTAAGAAAATCATGAAGATAGTATAACAAGTAGTTTTATAGCAAAAGGTGACCAACTTGTTCAGTATTTCAACAAAGAGCGTCACTGGACCACTGCTACCCCTTGCTGCATTGGCCATTTGTTGAGCAGCATTTGCAATCCTTAAAGCACGCTTAAGGCAAAGCAATACCCTGTAATCAAACAGTCAACAGCCCCACTCCAAGAGAATGAAACAGAAAAGACGAAAGATGACAATTAGAAGACTCTTCAGCATACAGTAAAGTTCTACCCCAAATTAATTTAAGCAATTCTAAACATGTGTATCAATTATGCAGAGCGATAATTACATTTGACAAAACATGATGCAGAAGCATAAATACTTCATGAAACTTGATTCCATATTGTGGAAAGGAGATCATTATTTCAGAAAACATAAGAAGAGGCAAAGATGCATGAAACCGATCAAATCAtcctaattaaaccaatttgaGTATTTACCAGCATACCTTTCTCCATCTTTAATACCATCTTGATCATCAACCCAAAAGAGATGAGAGCATGCATAAACTGCTCGGCACTGATCAGGTTTCTTCAAAAGCTTTGCTGAATACTGTGGAAAGATAGATCATCATGTTAGGCTTGGCATGAATACATAGAAAGAGATTAATAACATTTGCCACCATCCATTTGTCTAATGGTCTTGAGAAAACTCATCACATGGCAGGCGTATGTAGAATTTTTTAACTAAGTTGGAAAGGCGGGGATGGaacaaaatagaaagaaaggGATGACATGGACACTGGACTAGTTGTCTTCCCCAATCCTCCCATGTATGAGTGATTAGTGAAGGGGAATGGAAAAGGAAAGGTTTATTAATTGTAACATTTCAACCTAATCCTTATTTACTATTTTGAGTACCTTAGGAGCAGAAGTTGAATGATTGCCCTGGTATTCCCTTtccctaaaaaatattttaaacctcCAAGTAATAGGGATTATTCCATTCCCATCATCACCCCTCATCCAAACAGACTCTTAAAAGGAAAAGGATAAGGGtgaaaaaatggaaaacaaGTAACAGTACTATACCCCTGTGGCCTTGTGTGTTAATGTATCCCTGTTCTCAATGCCAAAGACATTCATTCTCTGAAGAGACCCAATAATTAAATGTATTGCGGTTACTTGGGCTTTGGAGTCCTAAAACCATTATAAACAGAGACAGATTAGTAAAGGCCATTTCTTAGTCATGTTAAGAAAATGTTAAAGTGAactgtttttattaataattaccgCAATTTCTTCTTCATATAATACAAATGCCTGAGTGAAAAATTCATAAGCAACAGGCTCAAGGTCACAGTCATTAGCAGCctgatattaataataaaagtgagaaaaaaaatcactgaaacaCTTGTGAAAAATCAGAGATTTGTCATAATCAAGATAAAGAGTCTCAACAATGTcaggaaaatattaaaattcatagtTGTATGACTATAGCCAAGTCCAGTGTGAGCATAGCCCTTAAAAACCATTTCGCAATTCAGACTAAACCTTCAATTTAATGGGGGGAAAATGCCCTTTAAATATATTTGGGTGGCAGAGAGTAAATTTGCAGGCCACAACTTCATTTGAAAATCCCCCCTTCAGGGTCTTCTCAGAGTTGTTTGGAAATATAGGGAGAAACAAAGGCAAAACCAATTAGGTCATTCAAGTTTGCAGAGTGAAGCATACCTCAGCACATTGCAGATACAGTCTCAGGGCCAGTTCAGGAGATGATACAGAAGAAAGAGCTTCAATTATCTGTaacaaaataactattatttgtCCATCACATGATGGTAACAATATGGTGCATAGAGCATTGCATAAATATCATAAATGACATGATAATTAATATATGCTACACAGTAATCAGACAAAATTATTCCTTgatagtttaataaaaaaatattttagagttGTACACTTGTACTAATTAAGAGAGACAATTATTCTCCTCCAGACCTCCACTCCACTaagattataaattttcaaatcaCCTCATTTAAAagctgaaatattttttttggtgttgtAGGAACTTCTTCTCCCACTATATCTCCATCCTGCCCTTGCAACCGCCTGATCAACTGCAGCAAAATATGATTCAAGAAggcaaaaaagaaagagttgTTCATTCTGACATATCAATCTCAAGTCTCAATAAGTAAACCCCCAATTACAGTTTCATAcaatttaagtaaatattttcaGACCTTGTTGTCCCAGCTATCAAGTATTCAATTGGAAGTAGGAAACTCTTGGGATTTTTATAAATCTAATGGGTAATAATATGCATCACCATTAAAGCCACCACAAGGTTGCAAAGTAATATGAGGCTTAAccattaaatcataaatataagaCCTCACGATCTAAAGTTTAAGTTACTGCCACTGTACAATTATTGTAAGCATTTGTTGTTTCACATATATACTTAGTCTCAAATCTCTGGTGTGCATGGTTCATAGGATCCTAGTATAACCATCAGTGGCTTTATTATGGAATATAGACCTGACAAGACCAGGCAAGTCCattcatataattttcaaaCCACCATCATATAGAATTCAACTCAAGAAGCATGTTAAAGATAGTGGAGATAAAAACATTGAAAGAATATCATCGTCAAGAAAGAAAGATACCCTTAGTGCAGAAAATATCAGGGAAGGAACTGTAAAAGGTAAGCGCCTTGGTCCTCCACTCATAATATGCTTCTTTACGGTACATATTATCTGAAGGTCAATGAGTCGTGTTATATGAAGCACTTAATGGAGAAACACCAGTGCAATTCAATTTGACCATGAACACACTTATCGTTACCTTAAACATTTCCTCTGGTTCATCATTATGAAGCATGTGTATGAGGCGAGCGACAGAATTTTGCTCCTCattgaaatcttcttcatcaacctGTGTACAAgatggaaaaatatttaaattggtCTGATCTTGagcaaatattatatttatgtagggaataataatagattatttattgctttgacatataaagaaatgttgaatatatcaattaaaaaataacaggTCACATAGAACAATTGTATCCTTATAAACAAAATCCCAAGATAATAACAAAACTCAGGCACACCTCATCCACAGTTGTTCCATCCAAGTCCATTATAAGCCCTTTGATTAGTTCAAATAAAACTTCAACCTACAAAGGCATATTGAACACTGTTACATAGAGATAAAGTTGTTATGTTGAGCCATAAGCAAAGTAACATACCTTATCGGCAGTAGAGATGCAAGTGTTATTCTTCATAATGCTTTGGATAATAACCATGGCCATAACTTTATTTGTTTCATGATCAAGATGATACATTACACGAGGATAATTGGAAAGTGTCAGGGCAGTCACAATATCATTGTATTTATCAAGTGGAGCACTTAAAAGTGCAACAACTTGCTTTGTTGCTCTATTGTCATCAAGCTTTGGTTTTCCAGAAAGCTTCTTGACACATGAACCCTGCACAAATTCCAGAAACGATGCAGCTAAGCTAAAATGCAATTCTTGTCCATACCACATCTCATAAAGAGGCTGTGATGTTTGAAAGTAACATACCAGTACTTGGTCCACATAATCAAGTCGATCCGGATGAACACGGAGAGTAAATGTaagaagagaaacatgcaaAGCTATTGCTCCCACGATAGGCATGTCGTCAACTTGTGCTTCTATCACCTGCAACCAAATGCAGGTTATATGGTCTTCAATTGCAGCTCCATAGTCCATACAATAAGGTATAACTAGTATTTAGTAGGCACAAAGAAGGGATAATGGGATATCACTCCTTTCTTTCTCTGTACTtttcttcctatcaaatcaaatgaCTATAATCAATATTTGGTTTTTCTCGTAGAAGGTTGAAAAGGACTTTTCCTTTTACACAGAAGATCAACTACCAAGTAAAGGCCGTTGGATCcacaaagaaaattttaaaatatgcacaaaaaaataaatcaatatggCCTTGTTATATGGCCTCAGATTTATAAGTTACACCTAGCAGCCTAGCACAACCATGAAGATCAACCTTTAATTCAAAATACTTTTAACAGTGCACTTCCAACTTGTACAACTTCTGACATatgaattcataaaaaaattaaaacaaggaCAAGAAAGGCTAGTACAGAAATCCATACTAAAAGAATGGATAGAGGTGTCACTAAATGTACTAAATTATCAAAgggaaaatatttatcatgaagGGGTAACAACCTTTGGACAACATCATCACATTTAGTCTGTTCATTGTCCATAACTTTATCAGGACATCCTTTTCTGTAGTTCTCCTAAAATAAGTATGAGTAAAAGTTCCAAACTGAAGGAAATCTGGCTTACCCTGCCAATTGCTGTGCTTAATTTGGTAAATGCTTCCACTTGCAGAAATTCGGGCAATACCTGAGGCAGAATGATATCAACAACACGTGgaagcttaattttttttcaaaaggtgCATAAGACTTACTTCAGTACTAGAAGCAGCATAATTTGACAACCTGTCCATTAACTGTGATAACACTGTCTTGATGTCTACTGTTGGCTGCAAATAAATCAAGTCAGTCATAGACGAGATAAAAATGGCTTTCAGCTTTAAGAAAATCAGAGATAAATAGAACAGAATTGATCTATGAGAAGCTTTTCTGTTGCTTCACTCTTCACTTAGAATAGAATCCCACATATATTCTAAAAGAAAGTCACATGGGTGAACCACTGCCATCCAGTAAATTCCTTGATCATCCATGCAAGGAAACCTACCACCAGCCAGATAcaattaagaaacaaaaaataaactaggttgtgtttggatggagaattttaaattttcagaaATCAAAATacagaaaatcaaattttgtcattttaattttcttcatttgAAAAATGATGTATTTGGGTGACTAGAAGTGAAATTGAAATTCCCTCCATCAAAAAGATTAGAATCTGCACCGACATTATCATTCTTCGTATACCCATCCATTATTGTTGTCCATGACCCTCATCTCTCTCAAGCATCTCATCAAACAGTTTAAATCAACATCCATATCAATAACAATGATTGGTTAATAACAAGGTCAACCCAAATAATCATCAAAAATGACAATGACAATGAtgataagtaaataattttacagcTTCCATATCTGGACTAGGAATGTTGTCAAATGATTGGTGGACATAGCAAATGTCTGATGATTCATTGACCGTGTGAATTAATAGCTTGAAGCCAGAATCTATGATAGTTGAGATAAGTACAAAATGAAACGATGTGCATTGAAGGATGATAGAGAGATGGAGAAAGAGACAATTCATCTTGTACTGAGTCAGGTAACAATGGAGATTGAAGATCAAATGCACAAACTCAGAATAAATTGTGGGGGGTGGGGGACTAGGAAAATACatatcaatttcaattttagatATGGAGCTGTTAGAACATATGCTGCATACGAAAAGGCACAGAGGTGAAGCGACCACAATGAAGCTTAAAGAAgtatgaaagaaagaagaaagtttttttttaacaactaaaaaattatattaatttagaaAGAACACGTGATAGATGCCACAAGCAGTGCCATCTTATAAACGTGTTTGCATAGTTACAAGACAATTAAAATAGAGTGTAGTCCGTTCTTgatgaatttattaaaattcactTCAATAGGCAGAATTTCAAAATCCCTGCTTCATACTTAATCAAAATGCTTTAGAGATTTTAAATTCACTAGTTTAGTATCcaatcataatattttaatttattagtcttaaaaatttcattgactCCTAAAATctctttatttgaaatttaaatacacTCTAAGTATGTCCAATTGTCCACATGTGATTAATCATATCATGTGCAGTTTATTTATGCACCAAACTGAAGGTGTTATCAAAATCTAATAGAATAGGTCAGTAGTCACCATTCCAAATAGCCTAAATTCATGAGCAATCAAATGTATGATCAACAATTCGTAAGTCATGGAGCTTCACAT
Protein-coding sequences here:
- the LOC100775573 gene encoding vacuolar protein sorting-associated protein 35B isoform X3, which gives rise to MYKDTVLPSVLEQVVNCKDELAQFYLMECIIQVFPDEYHLQTLETLLGACPQLQPTVDIKTVLSQLMDRLSNYAASSTEVLPEFLQVEAFTKLSTAIGRVIEAQVDDMPIVGAIALHVSLLTFTLRVHPDRLDYVDQVLGSCVKKLSGKPKLDDNRATKQVVALLSAPLDKYNDIVTALTLSNYPRVMYHLDHETNKVMAMVIIQSIMKNNTCISTADKVEVLFELIKGLIMDLDGTTVDEVDEEDFNEEQNSVARLIHMLHNDEPEEMFKIICTVKKHIMSGGPRRLPFTVPSLIFSALRLIRRLQGQDGDIVGEEVPTTPKKIFQLLNEIIEALSSVSSPELALRLYLQCAEAANDCDLEPVAYEFFTQAFVLYEEEIADSKAQVTAIHLIIGSLQRMNVFGIENRDTLTHKATGYSAKLLKKPDQCRAVYACSHLFWVDDQDGIKDGERVLLCLKRALRIANAAQQMANAARGSSGPVTLFVEILNKYIYYFEKGNPQITSSTIQGLIELITTEMQSDSASALPASDAFFTSTLRYIQFQKQKGGILGEKYDPINVSIPA
- the LOC100775573 gene encoding vacuolar protein sorting-associated protein 35B isoform X1, producing MIAQGFEDEEKWLAEGIAGIQHNAFFMHRALDDNNLRDALKYSAQMLSELRTSRLSPHKYYQLYMRAFDELRRLEIFFKDESRHGVSIVDLYELVQHAGNILPRLYLLCTVGSVYLRCKDAPVKDVLKDLVEMCRSVQHPIRGLFLRSYLSQVSKDKLLDIGYEYEEGESNSVMDAVEFVLQNFTEMNKLWVRLQLQHQGPARIREKREKERNELRDLVGKNLHVLSQIEGVDLEMYKDTVLPSVLEQVVNCKDELAQFYLMECIIQVFPDEYHLQTLETLLGACPQLQPTVDIKTVLSQLMDRLSNYAASSTEVLPEFLQVEAFTKLSTAIGRVIEAQVDDMPIVGAIALHVSLLTFTLRVHPDRLDYVDQVLGSCVKKLSGKPKLDDNRATKQVVALLSAPLDKYNDIVTALTLSNYPRVMYHLDHETNKVMAMVIIQSIMKNNTCISTADKVEVLFELIKGLIMDLDGTTVDEVDEEDFNEEQNSVARLIHMLHNDEPEEMFKIICTVKKHIMSGGPRRLPFTVPSLIFSALRLIRRLQGQDGDIVGEEVPTTPKKIFQLLNEIIEALSSVSSPELALRLYLQCAEAANDCDLEPVAYEFFTQAFVLYEEEIADSKAQVTAIHLIIGSLQRMNVFGIENRDTLTHKATGYSAKLLKKPDQCRAVYACSHLFWVDDQDGIKDGERVLLCLKRALRIANAAQQMANAARGSSGPVTLFVEILNKYIYYFEKGNPQITSSTIQGLIELITTEMQSDSASALPASDAFFTSTLRYIQFQKQKGGILGEKYDPINVSIPA
- the LOC100775573 gene encoding vacuolar protein sorting-associated protein 35B isoform X2 — protein: MIAQGFEDEEKWLAEGIAGIQHNAFFMHRALDDNNLRDALKYSAQMLSELRTSRLSPHKYYQLYMRAFDELRRLEIFFKDESRHGVSIVDLYELVQHAGNILPRLYLLCTVGSVYLRCKDAPVKDVLKDLVEMCRSVQHPIRGLFLRSYLSQVSKDKLLDIGYEYEEGESNSVMDAVEFVLQNFTEMNKLWVRLQLQHQGPARIREKREKERNELRDLVGKNLHVLSQIEGVDLEMYKDTVLPSVLEQVVNCKDELAQFYLMECIIQVFPDEYHLQTLETLLGACPQLQPTVDIKTVLSQLMDRLSNYAASSTEVLPEFLQVEAFTKLSTAIGRVIEAQVDDMPIVGAIALHVSLLTFTLRVHPDRLDYVDQVLGSCVKKLSGKPKLDDNRATKQVVALLSAPLDKYNDIVTALTLSNYPRVMYHLDHETNKVMAMVIIQSIMKNNTCISTADKVEVLFELIKGLIMDLDGTTVDEVDEEDFNEEQNSVARLIHMLHNDEPEEMFKIICTVKKHIMSGGPRRLPFTVPSLIFSALRLIRRLQGQDGDIVGEEVPTTPKKIFQLLNEIIEALSSVSSPELALRLYLQCAEAANDCDLEPVAYEFFTQAFVLYEEEIADSKAQVTAIHLIIGSLQRMNVFGIENRDTLTHKATGYSAKLLKKPDQCRAVYACSHLFWVDDQDGIKDGESGAVDCLITGYCFALSVL